The Euleptes europaea isolate rEulEur1 chromosome 7, rEulEur1.hap1, whole genome shotgun sequence genomic sequence cccaggcccatcaagtccagcagtctgttcccacagtggccaaccaggtgcctccaggaagcccacaaacaagacgactgcagaagcattatcctgcctgtgttccacagcacctaatataacagtcatgttcctctgatcctggagagaataggcatgaacataagaacagccctgctggatcagaccaaggcccatcaaggaaaggctgaaggagctgggaatgtttagcctggagaggagacaactgagaggtgaaatgttaaccattttcaagtactggaagggctgtcatataaaggatggtgccgagttgttttctgttgccccagaaggtcagatcagaaccaacaggttgaaattaaatcaaaagagtttccgtctaaacactaggaagaactttctaacagagcggttcctcagtggaacgagcttcctcgggaggtggtaagctctccttcccaggaggttttgaagcagaggctagatggccacctgtcagcaatgctgattctgtgaccttaggcagtgtgggggtgaggtagtggtgaatttcccgcattgtacagggggttggactaatgaccctggtggtcctttccaactctatgattcttagtccagcagtctgttcacacagtggccaactttcTAAAAACTGCTTAGTCGGCCAAATTCTCAACTAGTCCTGTTTCCTGCAAGGCTGCGGTCCAGAGGCTCACCCAGAGAGCGCAAGTTGATCTCCTCCGTTATCTTGGCCTCTTCGAGCAGCTCTTCCTGGGTGAGCGGCCGGTCGTAGCTCGGGCCAGCCCCCTTCTTGCGCTTTGACTGCACCTGGCGCTCCTGCACGCGTAGGAAGGTTTGGCGCGTGTGCTCCGTCGTCGACTGACGCATGGTTTTGCGGCCTGGAAAGTGGGCGCAAGGGGAAAGTTTAAAGTAATGAGCGGATAGCTTCCATTTTAAAGGCTTCAAATAAAAAAGATGACATTTTCTGCCATCTGGACACTCACTATCTCCCACGTCATCCTGGAGCTCAGCTGGCATGGACCTTTCCTCCCTCGCCTTCTGGGAGCTGCTGGCGGGTGCATCCGGTTTCTTGGGCCTCAGGCTTTTGATGGGTTCCTACAACAGGAGTTTTAACAAGAAAAGCTGCCACTTGACCTGAACCAAAGAGCAGTTTTGCCTCGCATCTGGGATTACAAAATCCCAATGCACCAGAACAGCTTCCGGAAGATAAACAAGCCCAAGGCCCATCAGAATgggagtcacatgaagctgccttatactgaaccagaccctcggtccatcaaagtcagtattgtctactcagactggcagcagctctccagggtctcaggcaggggtctttcacatcacctacctgcctggtccctttagctggagatgctaaacctgggaccttctgcatgcaaagcagaggctctaccactgagccacagccctcccaagTCTGAAACTATCTTCTACTCTCTTCATCTGAAATTATGTTTTGTGCACGGGAAGCACATTAAAATGCCTCTTTATTCACCTGGATGACCAGTTCAGGGTACCCAAGGCGGCATTCACTACAACTTTGAAGCAAATTTTGAAATTGAACAcctgaagctcccttatactgaaccagacccttggtccatcaagtcagtattgtctactcagccatcaccacactgaggcagggagttccacagtttaactatgcgttaaaaccaggatctcaggcggaggtctttcacatcacctacctgcctagtccctttaactgtagatgccggggattgaacctgggaccttctgcatgctaagcagatgctctaccgctgagccacgccccctccaaACCAGACTGTGCCAAAGCTCCTGTACCCTCTTGCGTACCTTGTAGGCTTTGGTGACCACCCTGCGCTTCCTCTTGGGCCCGTCATCGTCCTGGTCGCTGCTGGGCTCGTCGCCTTCATCAATATCGAAATCAGAGTCAACTTCGTCGTCACTGTCCGACTGGTCGCCTTTGTACTCGTCATCCCCCGACTCCTGCCAAAGAGACCAGCAAAGCGCCTGGCTGTTAGCGAGGGACCGCTGCGCCAGCCCAGACCCAAACCACCATCGCCCTTGGTTCattaaggtcagtactgtctgctcagactggcagcagctctccagggtctcagctattgtctacacagaccggcagtggctctccagggtctcaggcagaggtctttcacatcacctacttgcctggtccctttaactggagatgctggagattgaacctgggaccttctgcgtgccaagcagaggttcttttgctgagccaccaccaccccttctgtCAGCATGGCCCTGTTTCATCAACCCCCTCCAAAAGCCTCGccatctacatcaggggtgtcaaactcatttgttacaaaggTCAGATATAAAgtaaatgtcactttgttgggctgggccatgtgtaccataacatttaatgccgggtaccagagatacaaactttattaaaaacacaggcaaaaccaattaattattatttttacttaaaacacaaatatgcgtaacacaataacactctaacagtattttttttttatttaacagtctttcaTTGTTgactgggtggggggtggctgcctcggctgcctcgcaggccggataagagctctcaaggagccggatctggcccatgggccttatgtttgacacccctgatctacatcCTCTCTCCAAGTCACACCCCTGCAAAAAGACAACCGGGTTGGTGTCTTGGTTGATGgaggtggaaagcgccatcaagtcacaactctgtagggttttcaaggcaagagaaaggtggtttgccattgcctgcctccgcgtaatgactgtgggcttccttggtggtctcccatccaaatactaaccaggattgaccctgctttgcttccgagatcgggctagcctgagccatctgtATCAGTGTCTCGGTTAGCAAGCTGAATTTGGACGGTGGGCACCCGGGTCCAAATCTCCGCTCAGCCACAAAGCTCGTTTGGTGACTGTTGGCAGGTCACTATGTCATAGCacggcctacctcacagggttggggtGAGAATTAAAGACTGGGAGATGGATTCCGTGGATCCATTCCGCTATCATTGGTGCTGCGGGAAGGCACCACCGTGGCTGGAAAAGATCTGTGGAATCCAACCCCTGGAATGTCAACCTGTGCtccttgcagggggggggggagtcaggatTAAAAAGGGGAGAGCAGAAGAATAAGCTGGTTTttccatgctgactttctctactaattaaggaagaatcaaaccgacttacaatcaccttccctccccctccccacaacagacaccctgtgaggtaggtggggctgagagaactctaagagagctgtgactagcccaaggtcacccagctggccttatgtgtaggagtggggaaacaaatccagttcaccagattagcctccgccgctcatgtggaggagtggggaatcgaacctgcctTTCTCTGTGCGCTACCCTCCGGGTGGGGTAGACCTCTAGCTGTCCCTCGTTGGTAGCAGGACGCTGGGGCTTCGCTGCAACGCGGACTCCAACTAATCAGACCCATTGGTTCGGTGGCCCGCCCATCAAGACCCCTTTCAGCCAACCAGACGACAGCGCTCCGCGTAAACGCCGGCGGAGACCCGCCCCCACCGCTCTACCCCAGACCGACAGCGCGCCCCACCTCCGTGAATCCCCCGTAGGTCGTCTGGTAGAACTCATCCTCCTCCGCTTCGAGCAGTCCCGAGAGCCGGTTCCCGGCCGTGCGCCGCGGCGCTCGGCCCCCCGCCAGGCCCGTCGAAGCGGACGGCGCCGACGCCATCTTGGTCTCTTTCTCCCGCTTGAGGAGTGGCGGGTCGAGCCTTTCGGCGCGCCACTGCGCAGCCTGGGCTTGGCTGGCCCGATCGGTCTAGGCTGGCGGCCGGAGGAGGTACGGCGCAGCAATCGAGCACCGAGCCATTGAGAAGGATCAACGGTAGGCACCGGCGGCCGAGCGCCGATCGACGGAGTGGGCGTCGAAAAGCAGGGGAAGAAATCGAACGCCATGAAGATCGATGCGATGGCAGCGTGGACTTTTGCTGGAAGGAAACCAAAAGGGGGAAAGCCCGCCTAGTCCAGCAAGCAAAAAACTGCAAGAGGTGCAAGCGAGGAGGAGTTTACCCAGCGGACTTGCACTATTCCTTGTATTTTGTGGCCTGGCTCACTGGCACGAGtcatctgattttaaaaaattatttgcctGCCCTTAAGTTTCATTGCTTCACATGGTACAGCCTGTGGCTTAAAAACAAACGCGTAACCCCAGCCTCCTTTTAGTAGGGGCTCAGCCTGGTaccacctagggatgccagcctccaggtgggacctggggatcccctggaatcacagcacatctccagactacagaggtcagttcccctggagaaaacagatgtgttggatggtggactctgtggcaccataccccactgtggtccctatcctccccaaactctattcccaaatctccaggattttcccaacctggacctgccTCCCCcattcccctgctggtggccagggagtaCTTAGCAGCCCTATTAATTCTTTTAGATCTGAGCTACTAAGGATGCTTTGTGTAGTGCTCAGAAATAGAAGGCCAGAGAACCAGGCGACTTGATCTACAATTCTGTACTTTTTCTTGCTGTTTGAGCACATTTCCAGCCAATCCAGTAAtcagaagcatagagttggaagggaccaccagggtcatctagtccaaccccctgcacaatgaaggattttcaaactacctcccccacacacacccagtgacccctactccatgcccagaagatggccaggaggccctccctctcatgaactgcctaaggtcatagaatcagtggcATTTCAGAGACATCAAAGGAATTCTGCTGGACTTTGTAATTCCAATGGATAGATACAatttttttatgtatttaattcatttataccccaatatTTTACActgtgggaacccaaagcagcttatgttctttccttcatttcatcctcacaacaaccttatgagataggttaggctgagagtgtatgactgtcccaaggtcacccagcaagcttccatggcagagtagagattcgaaactggctctcccagatcccagtccgacactctaaccactacaccgtgctggctctgtctttttcctcccctctcttgCTCAGAGACATCAGCGATGGCCTGAAATATCTTTTTCTCCCACTacctcatttaaaacatttcacctATATAGGGTTCCcagggcagcaaacattaaaactttttaaaaattaaagcagcatttaaaatatttaagcaATTCAATAAAAGCATTTAAATATACAAACAACACAATCTTGTAACTTCCAGCCTGAGAAAGAGTTCAGGtgagtcttcaagcagcggctggatgaacacatgtcagggatgctctaggctgatccggcATTGTACATGGGGTTGGACATAGTctttatggccctttccaactctgattctatgactttatatctactctccccccccccccagttccagaggcagtatgcctctgtatatcagttgctggggagctgTCGCACTCTtcctggtgggcttcctagagccagcTGCCTGGCCACcctgtgaacagaatgctggactagataggcctttggtctgattcagcagcgtggtgtaatggctaagagcggtggtttggagcagtggagtctgatctggagaaccaggttcgattccccactcctccccatgagcagcagaggctaatctggtgaactggattggtttccctgctcctccacacgaagccagctgggtgaccttgggctagtcacagttctctcagccccaccgacctcacagggtgtctgttgtggggaagggaaggtggattgtaagccggtttgattctcctttaagtagtagagaaagcatataaaaaaccaactcttcttattttctaTTGTAGCTGGTTTTAATAAAAGGTATGACGTCGATGGGGGCCACTGGCATTTCTTGATGAGATCCACATTGGCTGCCGGGCCCAAAGGTGACAAACAGGGAAAGCATCTGAGGTTTGGTGATTGACCTGTGCCCTGTGCCTGGGCAAGTGGCCAAGGGAAAGCTGTCCTGCATCTCTGTCATGCCCTGCTGAGTTCAGCTTTGTCGGCTGTTGCCGCACATTCCTGTCCTGGGGGTTCTCTCAAGCATTATCACGTTGACAGAAGCAGAAAGCAGAACAGGAGTAGTTTCAAATAAGTGATACAAGGCCAGCTTCCTGTCTCTAGCTAGAAGGCATTTCCTGTCTCCCATACATTCTTGGAACCAAAACAGGAACTGCCCCCCCATCTGCAATATGCAGGGTAAGAATTCCCTTTTGGACGCACAATGTGGTGAGGGTCACCACATTAATGTTTGTGTGTGTCAACGAAGCTGGGAACAATACCGTGCAGGgtctagactagggttgccaacttccaggtactagccggagctcttctgctattacaactgatctccaggtagagatcagttcccctggagaaaatggctgctttggccattggactcaatggcactgaagtccctccccaaactctaccctcctcaggctctgccccaaaatctcccgccggtggcagaggaacctggcaaccctagtctagactctgtcaagagtctaaactcctagcagagtcactcaaggcggaccctcggagatattgcaggttcagtttcagaccactgcaataaagcaaaaATCACAATAAAGCTAGTCGCACAAATATTTTTggatttcccagtgcatataaaagttatgtttacactatactgtagtctagtAAGTgtacaatagcattatgtctagggttgccaggtccctcttcgctaccagcaggagggttttttagggcaaagcctgaggagggcggggtttggggaggggaagggcttcaatgccatagagtccaatggccaaagcggccattttctccaggggaactgatcactatcggctggagatcagctgtaatagcaggaaccctccagctagtgcctggaggttggcaaccgtaattatgtctaaaaaatgtactgtaataataatgaaaaagtttgaaattttatgaaaattaccaaaatgtgatacAGAGatacaaagtgagcacatgctgttactgaatatcccattttgttgattgtactgactcactgtgTGTAACCCGCCTTGAGTCCATGTGAGATTGGTGGTCTataaagaatgtaaataaataaaatactaatATATAAGCTGATCAATctgaaagcaaataaataaaatgctgcaaTTCAATGGTTGCGTTTGCAGAGGTAGTTTACGTCCCAGTGAAACAGGCAGCATTGGAAGATGGTGTAAAATCTCAACTAAAAATCCTGGATTAAAATTGAGTTCTTTGGTTTAGCTGGATTGTGTGGGTTGAGCTGTAGAATGTCTGGCAAAGCGGCAACCGGCAGTTGCATGATCCCACACGCCAGTACAAATGGCTTTCAGATCATCTGTTTTTTGAGAGATAATCCTCGCAAACAGATCAGAGGAATCTGATGGCTTTCAGATCATCTGTTTTTTGAGAGATAATCCTCGCAAACAGATCAGAggaccaaactcttgaaaacctcttgggaggacaagaggaggagggccaaataactcagtgtagggagggggacccaTCTCAGGAGGAGAAtatgtggaagaatgttacccgcagaaataggaaggagacattccgttcctctgctgcttagcaattggtttcaaaacctccctatagatgctgagcctggatcattggaacaaaggttcagcgcccagtcctctctggtctctcaggttcctgtggatgacaggactcaaacttctgctccccaatgtaggaataggcgagttggggattccctactgagaggatTGGGgattattggggattccctactgagaggggtagagggtaaagtgtgtcgaccagacttgttgtctcgagaggtgtgttgtctgccggggggggggggcgcacatccgggatgtgacggaaagtctggatagacggatcattatcccttccttcttattcatgtgggaacaaatgatactgccctgcatagcccagaaagtattaaaagggactatactgctttggggggaaaggtgaaggaactgggagcacaggttgtgttttcgtcggttTTTCCTGTAGTAGGCCGCGGATTGGGAAAAACATA encodes the following:
- the VPS72 gene encoding vacuolar protein sorting-associated protein 72 homolog gives rise to the protein MASAPSASTGLAGGRAPRRTAGNRLSGLLEAEEDEFYQTTYGGFTEESGDDEYKGDQSDSDDEVDSDFDIDEGDEPSSDQDDDGPKRKRRVVTKAYKEPIKSLRPKKPDAPASSSQKAREERSMPAELQDDVGDSRKTMRQSTTEHTRQTFLRVQERQVQSKRKKGAGPSYDRPLTQEELLEEAKITEEINLRSLETYERLEADKKRQVQKKRKCLGPTIRYYSGAMPLISDLGYKEENVDVEGLDQDAQPPSEALPMTSAPAAKCSRTFITFNDDETFERFFPRSRAPKLPVKEICPVTHKAAIYRDPITDIPYSNIRAFKIIREAYKKYITAHGLPNAAAASAALGVGPLVTDSNVRATRQKIIIKQSVPAT